The DNA window atttggattctGCTCTTTCAGCTAACCTTCTAAACCTTGGTCCTAATCCACAAACAAATTCTTGAGCTTCCCTTCCTTCACTAGAAAGCCCACAAAGCTTCTCCACCTCccatttcttcaccaaaaactCCAATATATCAGCATAGTCCTTAGCAGTGTACACTCCTAATCGCTGAGCCACAGCCGAAAAGCGGTTAAAGAGTTCTTCATCGTACCCATCGTACATCAAATGAGCAGGCATCGtgactttcttcttcatcatggCAGCGAAAGCCAAGATCGTTTCATCTGGATCAATCTCAAACAACTTTCCCACAATCTTCGTGTATGCGGTTTCGTGTCGCTTTTCGTCTGAAGATATGAACCGCATATTTTAGCTAGGTTTGAATCACCATACCCATGGGCTAACTTGGCTGTGTTGGAATGAGATATGAAGGTGGCCCTTTCTTGGAATGATGTGTAAATAAATCCCAAGTAAGGGTTGTTCTCCGTTTGGATATCCTTGTACGACatcattcataataaaaataagattagtaatcttaattaaattgttcGGCATTGCACATTTTCCTTTTCTCCCTATAGTTGGTTATCACGACGTCACTATAGTCTATGATGTCCACTTCAATCAAATGTTTTAAGTGACCATCAAAtctctttaaaataaatgtataaagtaTCACGGAACTCATTTAAATCGGAACATTTGTAGTGAAAAtggaatataaaatattaattaatctcaaaGCTTAAAAATGTTTCATTTGATCTATCTGAATTGGTGAAAAATGTGTAATATATACGTACCATTCCAGAGCCGATAAGATACTGAATAGTCTTTTCGACACTCTTCATGTCGACACGACCGGAGAGGTAAAGATACTTGTGGAGAAGATCTCCATGTCGGTTTTCCTCAGCTGACCATGCCCTAATCCAGACGGCCCACGAGTTTTGGCTTGAGCCAGTGTCATCGCGTATACCTTCGTAGCCATTGAGCATAGATTGGTAAGTGGGGAGAGCCTCTTCGGTGATCATATCACCGACCAAAACCACGAAATAGTCATCTGGAATCTCTCGAGCCATCTGTCTAAGATCATGGACATGGGCTAGGAAATCATCCGACGAAGGTTGGGGCAAGAGGTCTTGTGGTTGCCAACATGTTTCAACCGGTTTGAGGAGGGTTAGGACATTGGTCTTAGCCCAACTTTCCATAGATTTGAAGATTTCTTTCTTATGGGGTGGAAGTGGCATCGAATGAGTTATACCCACACTCAAAGATTTTTGCACATCCATACGAGCCCtatattttaacttagaaaGTTACATAACAAATTATGTAAAATTGATGACATGATGAAATTACTTTTTGTAGTGACAAATAATTTATTGGAGAAAAAAATTGTCAATTACAACCAACATTCATTATGAAGATGATGAGATTCATTACTTACTTGATATTGTAGCTTGGGGAagaatttgattcaaataatttaagattTGATTTTGCTGAAGATTGTCCAAATGAACCACTAATACTTCCATGGTTGAAGTATCTACAAGTAATGAGATCCATATTTATGTATAATAGTTACAAacaaaatcaatcaatcaatcatgcTCTAAGACTGAATGAGGTGTTTGATTTATAGTAGGTTTTCAGATTTTAGTAATTAATGATAATAGCAATGAGCTTTCATTTAATTAtgaacttaaatattttttaaaaatttgaagataGGAATGACATCCACTTAATGACTcgttataaattaaattgttataatttataatctaACTCTTAAGAAATAAGTTCTATTAGTCCCCTACATATTAATCCCCATTGAATTATGAATTCATTACATCAATATATGGTTAGGTTGAGAATTGAAATGGGACAACTGGTAATGAATGCATTTATTTAAATGGGTGGAAGAATATctttaaaatttacaataattatgatagttaacatataataataataataattattataataataataatagtgtgtTAGgagggttttttttaaaatataaacatgtattcatttaagttttaaaaaaaattatgatagttaatatatgataataacaataataatagcATCCACCTAAGGACtcgttataaattataatcgtACTCTTAAGAAATAAGTTCTATTAGCCCCCTCACATTGAATTATAAGTTCTATTAGCCCCCTCACATTGAATTATGAATTCATTACATCAATATAAGGACtcgttataaattataatcgtACTCTTAAGAAATAAGTTCTATTAGCCCCCTCACATTGAATTATAAGTTCTATTAGCCCCCTCACATTGAATTATGAATTCATTACATCAATATATGTGGTTGAGAATTGAAATGGCGGATAACTAATAACTAATAATGAATgcatttatctaaattaaaacatctttaaattaaaaaaataaaaataaaaataaaaataaaaataaaataatagtgtgttagtttttttaatataagatgcTAGCATGACCATATATAGTCACGACACTTACTTAAACTTAAGACGTTCTAAGTAGGAATCGATCCCATGAACTTTGGTTTCCTAATAAACAGTTTTGTTACTTAAGTTACTTTAGTGgattaataataatgtgttcGGAAGATTTTTGTTCCGAACATGGTCTTGTGCATAAGagatatttgttttttcttttttttttttccgggAAAATGGCAATGTTCATGAGATTTTGTTACGAACATGACAATGTTCGggaaatttttattattatttatctcttCTACACAAGTGAGAAACAATGTATTCCTACTTTCATGCACCTAAATCAAGGCAATTTCGGACATATATGCAGAAACGCTAGGGTGCCTATCTGACCCGATCATTGAAAAGGTTGATAGAAAATACGGTCCtacggtctcggtccctccttccacacacATCTCCAACACCACGCTTCCGCTCCAAATCTTCCTTCACCTGTCATAAAATCCGCTGGCTGGattcctacaccacacaagcatagtgagtctaagGACCCAGCAAGCATTTATAAGAAAACCATTTAAGTCATTGCATCCATGAGGGTTTTTAAGGGTATCTCATCAATCAATCATGTATAGTTACATACTGAGCACATATTCGGGTCCTTAGCCCGGAGAGCTGATCCTCCGGGATGGGCATCCCTTCGTCAATTCCTCCAGCCATATTTGAGAGCATCGGACCACCAGAGCTCATCCTGCGTGGCCATCGTAGTTTTGCTTTCGTTCCAAAATTGTTGCCCTATCACTATTAATTTAAGCAAATTGCTTTTTCCACCCCTGTCCCACTccttaattaactaaaaaaaattacttatttatctatatcatttttatatatttacctttcttatcttatttattttatttattttattttatttaattattaaatttttatcattaaatataattaattaatttttaatatttttctattttatttatttaattaaaattcaaaatattattatttttatattataatcatttaaaatatataaaatattaaagtgtgtcttgatttaataaaatataaatatttaatattttattatattaattatatatatatatatattaaaatacttataaattttgaatgattcaatttttttttataaataaaattatctattaaataataatttgtctaatcataatattttaattaataatattatatattaataattagtcaaattaatatttttaaccaactaaacaaataaaattttatatcttaaaatTAACATAGTGTTTCATAAACTTGTAacattacatttatatatttaaaaaatttgtattaattttttataaaaaatattaagatctAAACTGTCTTTTATGAGttaaataatctataatatatatatatatatatatatatatatatatatatatatatatatatatatatatatatatatatatatatatatatatatattagtaacgagtgtatgtaaataaatttgtataacatggatattttaaattagttggTCAAAATATTAcccacaataaataaatatatatattttgatcaatatacttattaactaattggtaaaatttaaaatactttatgaTTTAATAGTTGGTCAATACTTTTTTGatataaatacttatatattaaattaaataaataaatatgtaatattatataattattatatattgacaAATAGATTTggagataataattttttaattagaataatatttatatatatatatatatatatatatatatatatatatatatatataaaagaaaaacaaataaaaataaaaaatatttttattaaaatatttatataatatattgagaaaacttagaatattataataaaaaatgagaatgtAATGCAAACATTGGTAAGACAACATAAAAGTCTACTGAAGGTGAGGTGATTCAGGGTTTAATATCATGCTGAAAGGTCAAATGTTGTGAATATCGACTTaagttaaacattttaataaatacttgTAAATTCACATGGAATATAcaagaaaaaagataaaaaacatttacaataattttaaatatgtatttaatatgtcttatatttaataaataaaattagaataaaaaatataattatttttattatagataatgttatatatatatatatatatcattatatatatatcattatatatatatatatatcattatcaacataatttttatttaatcttatgataagatataattatttttattatattcttttaatattagtatgaaaattttataaaatatatatagttattaaaatataactttcaAAATATAcctacatacacaaaattataaaattatttcaacaatcattaTAAATGGTAGTATTTAGAGCTTAAGTCATGCTAAAaagtttaatcaaatattaagaaTGTCGTCTTTAGTAAAGCAAATATTGGTAAGAAAACCTAAAAGTTTGTCAACAAAGGGTGATTTAGGGCCTAAAATAATGCCGAAAGGTGTAATCCACTGTTTAACAACGTCAACGTACCTTGAAGACCGTAAAGTTCTTTCAGGGTGAGTCAAAGCCAAAAAGAATAGTCGAATGAGtatgggtatatatatataattcataaaataaaataaaataaatatttgttattttaatttataatgttcaagtatattttaaaaaaatatatgaattaaaaaaaattaataatatatttaattaaatattttaagtttttaaatttattgtttttttaatatttttattattataaaaataaaataagtaaatatatttaattaatttaaaaataaaatatatttaattgaatatgttaagttttaaatttattgagaaaTGTATTTAAGGGTGCTCGGTTAAATAAAGGAATGTGAATAAGATTATGATTGATAGATGTGTGGAATGAGAATGAgtatgattgatagaagtgtagtgttaggagaaaaattataaatataattttgttattaaaattatgattaattttaatcttttttattaaattaaaaatataaaatattattatttttataatataattgtttaaaatatttaaaatatttaagtgacataatttaataaaatataaacatctaattttttttcatattaattatattttttcaaaataaaaataaaaatacttataacaaaaaaatgttgattgttttaattttttactaattataaataaataattatttattaaatataaataatataagataaaatctttcaaatattatatattaatattagataaatacatttaaattaaatataatattttatttaataatatattataacatggtataatttttttaataataacttttattaaaatattttatatttaactttttaaatatttttttatataaaattgctattttatttttagtttaatatttttatattttaattaatttattttaattttattattaatatataatatttaaacttaattatataaaattaattatattattattaattattgtaattattattaaattttattttaaatgattctttaatattatttaaataatttaattatttaattataaataaataaaaatttattattattttaattataaaataaagtataatataattataaaatatatatgatattataattataattatgagagagaaaataagagAGTGAAGATAATATGAGAGAAACTGAGAAAGTGTATCGTTTCGGAATGAAATTCATTCCTCCCATTCAGAGGATTGGATTATTCCTGAGTATTCgagaatcaaatcaatatcttGGAATCAAAACCACCAACCAAACATATCATTTCATTCCTTTTCTCATTAATGAGTACAAAAatcacttataaaaaataaattaagttacctcaaataataatttttttattacatatatttttaattaattaattttatatattaattttaaattattttaataatttattattattaaaaaggcATTATATACaaccatttttttatcaaatattttttaaaaatttatttatatatatatgtatatattaatttcaaatattttagatattttttaattatctattataataatttatttatttttaataatttttttatatttaatatttttttgttttttttagaaatgtcaatacttattaaatttggttattaaataatcaaaattattataaatataaaatataaaaaattaaatgatccgtaaattaattttttaaataagtatataataataaataatatttagacaCAATAGAACTCTATATAATTTGATCcataatttcattcaaaatttaatttttgattatttttttctaaactatttttttctgACGTGGatggttaatttatataattggtgtatacattatatatatatttttaaaattttttaaaaattttatatactcgataagtttaaaaatataagtttaaaacgcaaatatatgataaatttatatttgtgcatcccaaatcaaatatataaattaagtgattgctgataattaaaattgaagaagaaataataaaaggtttgatattttagaaaattaaacacaaaGATAGGTTACTTTAATAGAAAAAAACTGAAACATGGAAAGATATAGGGAATTCTATTGATTACCCTCAAACCACTACTTCCCTTTTGAATATCCAACTAAAAGGAAAGGCTATTGTTGTTCCCGATCttgatttggatttggattctGCTCTTTCAGCTAACCTTCTAAACCTTGGTCCTAATCCACAAACAAATTCTTGAGCTTCCCTTCCTTCACTAGAAAGCCCACAAAGCTTCTCCACCTCccatttcttcaccaaaaactCCAATATATCAGCATAGTCCTTAGCAGTGTACACTCCTAATCGCTGAGCCACAGCCGAAAAGCGGTTAAAGAGTTCTTCATCGTACCCATCGTACATCAAATGAGCAGGCATCGtgactttcttcttcatcatggCAGCGAAAGCCAAGATCGTTTCATCTGGATCAATCTCAAACAACTTTCCCACAATCTTCGTGTATGCGGTTTCGTGTCGCTTTTCGTCTGAAGATATGAAACCGCATATTTTAGCTAGGTTTGAATCACCATACCCATGGGCTAACTTGGCTGTGTTGGAATGAGATATGAAGGTGGCCCTTTCTTGGAATGATGTGTAAATAAATCCCAAGTAAGGGTTGTTCTCCGTTTGGATATCCTTGTACGACatcattcataataaaaatattattagtaatcttaaataaattgtttggcATTGCACATTTTCCTTTTCTCCCTATAGTTGGTTATCACGACGTCACTATAGTCTATGATGTCCACTTCAATCAAATGTTTTAAGTGACCGTCAAAtctctttaaaataaatgtataaagtaTCACGGAACTCATTTAAATCGGAACATTTGTAGTGAAAAtggaatataaaatattaattaatctcaaaGCTTAAAAATGTTTCATTTGATCTATCTGAATTGGTGAAAAATGTGTAAATTATATGTACCATTCCAGAGCCGATAAGATACTGAATAGTCTTTTCGACACTCTTCATGTCGACACGACCGGAGAGGTAAAGATACTCGTGGAGAAGATCTCCATGTCGGTTCTCCTCAGCTGACCATGCCCTAATCCAGACGGCCCACGAGTTTTGGCTTGAGCCAGTGTCATCGCGTATACCTTCGTAGCCATTGAGCATAGATTGGTAAGTGGGGAGAGCCTCTTCGGTGATCATATCACCGACCAAAACCACGAAATAGTCATCTGGAATCTCTCGAGCCATCTGTCTAAGATCATGGACATGGGCTAGGAAATCATCCGACGAAGGTTGGGGCAAGAGGTCTTGTGGTTGCCAACATGTTTCAACCGGTTTGAGGAGGGTTAGGACATTGGTCTTAGCCCAACTTTCCATAGATTTGAAGATTTCTTTCTTATGGGGTGGAAGTGGCATCGAATGAGTTATACCCACACTCAAAGATTTTTGCACATCCATACGAGCCCtatattttaacttagaaaGTTACATAACAAATTATGTAAAATTGATGACATGATGAAATTACTTTTTGTAGTGACAAATAATTTATTGGAGAAAAAAATTGTCAATTACAACCAACATTCATTATGAAGATGATGAGATTCATTACTTACTTGATATTGTAGCTTGGGGAagaatttgattcaaataatttaagattTGATTTTGCTGAAGATTGTCCAAATGAACCACTAATACTTCCATGGTTGAAGTATCTACAAGTAATGAGATCCATATTTATGTATAATAGTTACAAacaaaatcaatcaatcaatcatgcTCTAAGACTGAATGAGGTGTTTGATTTATAGTAGGTTTTCAGATTTTAGTAATTAATGATAATAGCAATGAGCTTTCATTTAATTAtgaacttaaatattttttaaaaatttgaagataGGAATGACATCCACTTAATGACTcgttataaattaaattgttataatttataatctaACTCTTAAGAAATAAGTTCTATTAGTCCCCTACATATTAATCCCCATTGAATTATGAATTCATTACATCAATATATGGTTAGGTTGAGAATTGAAATGGGACAACTGGTAATGAATGCATTTATTTAAATGGGTGGAAGAATATctttaaaatttacaataattatgATAGTTaacctataataataataataattattataataataataatagtgtgttaggagggtttttttaaaatataaacatgtattcatttaagttttaaaaaaaattatgatagttaatatatgataataacaataataatagcATCCACCTAAGGACtcgttataaattataatcgtACTCTTAAGAAATAAGTTCTATTAGCCCCCTCACATTGAATTATAAGTTCTATTAGCCCCCTCAAATTGAATTATGAATTCATTACATCAATATAAGGACtcgttataaattataatcgtACTCTTAAGAAATAAGTTCTATTAGCCCCCTCACATTGAATTATAAGTTCTATTAGCCCCCTCACATTGAATTATGAATTCATTACATCAATATATGTGGTTGAGAATTGAAATGGCGGATAACTAATAACTAATAATGAATgcatttatctaaattaaaacatatttaaattaaaaaaataaaaataaaaataaaaataaaaataaaataaaacatctttaaattaaaaaaataaaaataaaaataaaaataaaaataaaataatagtgtgttagtttttttaatataagatgcTAGCATGACCATATATAGTCACGACACTTACTTAAACTTAAGACGTTCTAAGTAGGAATCGATCCCATGAACTTTGGTTTCCTAATAAACAGTTTTGTTACTTAAGTTACTTTAGTGgattaataataatgtgttcGGAAGATTTTTGTTCCGAACATGGTCTTGTGCATAAGagatatttgttttttctttttttttttccggGAAAATGGCAATGTTCATGAGATTTTGTTACGAACATGACAATGTTCGggaaatttttattattatttatttcttctaCACAAGTGAGAAACAATGTATTCCTACTTTCATGCACCTAAATCAAGGCAATTTCGGACATATATGCAGAAACGCTAGGGTGCCTATCTGACCCGATCATTGAAAAGGTTGATAGAAAATACGGTCCtacggtctcggtccctccttccacacacATCTCCAACACCACGCTTCCGCTCCAAATCTTCCTTCACCTGTCATAAAATCCGCTGGCTGGattcctacaccacacaagcatagtgagtctaagGACCCAGCAAGCATTTATAAGAAAACCATTTA is part of the Impatiens glandulifera chromosome 1, dImpGla2.1, whole genome shotgun sequence genome and encodes:
- the LOC124922503 gene encoding stearoyl-[acyl-carrier-protein] 9-desaturase, chloroplastic-like, encoding MDVQKSLSVGITHSMPLPPHKKEIFKSMESWAKTNVLTLLKPVETCWQPQDLLPQPSSDDFLAHVHDLRQMAREIPDDYFVVLVGDMITEEALPTYQSMLNGYEGIRDDTGSSQNSWAVWIRAWSAEENRHGDLLHEYLYLSGRVDMKSVEKTIQYLIGSGMDIQTENNPYLGFIYTSFQERATFISHSNTAKLAHGYGDSNLAKICGFISSDEKRHETAYTKIVGKLFEIDPDETILAFAAMMKKKVTMPAHLMYDGYDEELFNRFSAVAQRLGVYTAKDYADILEFLVKKWEVEKLCGLSSEGREAQEFVCGLGPRFRRLAERAESKSKSRSGTTIAFPFSWIFKREVVV